In Bacteroidales bacterium WCE2008, one genomic interval encodes:
- a CDS encoding Histidine phosphatase superfamily (branch 2) — MKKVAVLLLFVVGSLELCFAQGSKEAIVNDPLKAAGSFYVYDYKDASSLTPAPEGYKPFYVSHFGRHGARYCTSEYDAIRDWFAKSAEKGLLTDEGKQFFSRYEKFYEKVRYSKGNLTGIGKEQHRKIAEHMFQRFPEVFEGPTHVEAVSTESARVIMSMWSFLSSLQSLDKDIDFNADASAKYASWLQPSLSSNPYYMKGGFSCNKATEDAVKDYFEANVPWKEIAGKFFVSPDVLGKDLKVTPEKFVETLHGAVTCTYCLDDDHGCLDDVFSSEELYKIWKGLSASYFAAVANYEGSGNMILDYSAFTLGQIIESADADIASGDTQLRLRFGHDSGIAPLLVLLDVNGFGRTTSSFEESLDIFPSYNIPMGASLQLVFYRNDAGDILVKVLQNEQEGTLPLEAVSGPYYRWNDFKEHYMPIVRASKRKVIVAEPLSVLKATDWGWKPVGDTKAEAGSASVKVFGSTQCISMVRFPMDAHTVSVVESDGPNAAITSKFGENTRAIAAINGSYFDVDLLMPVTYVKDEGKVLCNVTTDGSYRCNGMFMIKDKKGRKVDIVSVDSLGTAKAAKGWREAIISGPVLIEEGQAVEYEDDGTRLYRKFYTTRHPRTLLGYTADGWLYFIVVDGRFPGQGEGMSIHELTVLCESLGLYEALNFDGGGSSTIWTKDDGVINHPYDNKKFDHEGERVVPNVIICK; from the coding sequence ATGAAGAAAGTAGCCGTACTTTTACTTTTTGTTGTGGGTTCTTTGGAACTATGCTTCGCGCAGGGCTCCAAAGAAGCCATTGTCAATGACCCGCTCAAGGCAGCAGGTTCATTCTATGTGTATGATTATAAGGACGCATCGTCCCTCACCCCCGCTCCCGAAGGATACAAACCCTTCTATGTAAGCCATTTCGGCAGACATGGAGCCCGTTATTGCACCAGCGAGTACGATGCTATCCGCGACTGGTTTGCCAAGTCCGCCGAGAAAGGACTCCTTACCGATGAGGGAAAACAGTTTTTCTCCCGTTATGAGAAGTTCTACGAGAAAGTAAGGTATAGCAAGGGCAATCTTACCGGCATCGGTAAAGAACAGCACCGCAAGATAGCTGAACACATGTTTCAGCGCTTCCCAGAGGTGTTTGAAGGCCCTACCCACGTCGAGGCGGTATCTACCGAATCGGCAAGGGTAATCATGAGCATGTGGTCTTTCCTTTCCAGTCTTCAGTCTCTGGACAAGGACATTGATTTCAATGCAGACGCTTCAGCAAAATATGCTTCCTGGCTGCAGCCAAGCCTCTCTTCCAATCCATACTATATGAAGGGCGGATTCAGCTGCAACAAGGCTACCGAGGATGCCGTGAAGGATTACTTCGAGGCTAACGTTCCATGGAAGGAGATCGCAGGTAAATTCTTTGTCAGCCCTGACGTGCTCGGGAAGGACCTGAAAGTCACTCCTGAGAAGTTTGTCGAGACCCTCCACGGAGCAGTCACATGTACATACTGCCTCGATGACGACCATGGCTGCCTGGATGACGTATTCTCATCCGAGGAGCTCTACAAGATTTGGAAGGGCCTCTCAGCAAGCTACTTCGCAGCTGTCGCCAATTACGAGGGTTCAGGGAACATGATCCTGGACTACTCGGCTTTCACTCTCGGCCAGATCATAGAATCCGCCGACGCGGACATTGCTTCCGGAGACACCCAGCTCAGGCTCCGTTTCGGACATGATTCAGGCATTGCTCCGCTTCTCGTCCTTCTTGATGTAAACGGGTTCGGACGCACCACCTCGTCTTTCGAGGAAAGCCTTGATATCTTCCCAAGCTACAACATCCCGATGGGAGCGTCCCTGCAGCTCGTATTCTACAGGAACGATGCGGGAGACATCCTTGTAAAGGTGCTCCAGAATGAGCAGGAAGGCACTCTTCCGCTTGAGGCTGTCAGTGGTCCATACTACAGGTGGAATGATTTCAAGGAGCATTATATGCCGATCGTACGCGCATCAAAGCGTAAGGTCATCGTTGCAGAGCCTCTGTCCGTGCTGAAAGCTACCGACTGGGGCTGGAAACCGGTCGGAGACACCAAGGCCGAGGCGGGATCCGCATCTGTAAAGGTCTTCGGAAGCACACAGTGCATCTCAATGGTCCGTTTCCCTATGGACGCCCACACCGTATCCGTCGTAGAGTCCGACGGTCCAAATGCAGCCATAACCAGCAAGTTCGGAGAGAATACCCGTGCGATTGCAGCAATCAACGGCAGTTACTTCGACGTAGATCTGTTAATGCCTGTTACGTATGTAAAGGACGAAGGCAAGGTGCTCTGCAATGTCACTACGGACGGTTCATACCGTTGCAACGGAATGTTCATGATCAAGGACAAGAAGGGCCGCAAAGTTGATATCGTCAGCGTGGATTCTCTTGGAACCGCCAAGGCTGCCAAGGGCTGGCGTGAGGCCATTATCTCAGGTCCGGTGCTGATAGAAGAAGGCCAGGCTGTGGAATACGAAGATGACGGCACGAGACTGTACCGTAAGTTCTATACCACGCGTCACCCGAGGACTCTTCTGGGATACACTGCAGACGGATGGCTTTATTTCATCGTCGTTGACGGACGTTTCCCTGGACAGGGAGAAGGTATGAGCATCCATGAGCTCACCGTCCTCTGCGAGTCTCTCGGTCTTTACGAAGCCCTGAACTTCGACGGCGGCGGATCCTCTACTATCTGGACCAAAGACGACGGCGTAATCAACCATCCATACGACAACAAGAAGTTCGACCATGAAGGCGAACGCGTCGTCCCTAACGTGATCATCTGCAAATAG
- a CDS encoding Predicted protein, whose product MKKNCLQLLAFAILAALLGACTDKELEPTINDSAKEAHPSSITLTIPAEGITKADLNSDSATKTCWEKTDIIIVKDAYDESRSATFSYSSEKGNSTATFSTADVSALEESVKYNIYLNSGKDKDLTEQTQTAIGSTDHLVYAATLEGVDKFDGAVFSEAWAKANGGRMLSSSTLTIQAELPNHSIANAVQKIIVKASSKIFGGSKTLTINISNPGVPGNGKTITVSATLPAGDIAIPAGTEILYQFQVSTNATNKYTAYRKHGSASTIPAGSSHTVTLDCKNINKSAGLDDNGSEAHPYLVGDRRQMQAMAGLLAAGSTKYFKLVDDIDVHVIDWTPLNPEPCTKKVDLNGNGKTITKLDAPLFDDLNGKVYDLRLDQSTVSGDGAIGALAKTLKTANSTVQGVKVTNSTVNTEGGFAGGLIGHIEKAFTIMDCSVENTTVTGKDHYAGGLVASISGGTIKRCHTTGTVTIDGSKRHAGGIVGIVEPGGTTSITLCWSSCNVYAWGFAGGIAGTIQNTSKVTVDRCFASGNITAGNIAGAGGLVGQVYTSNVHITNSIAWNGVITPARYALGNYSSGAVVGRAHPNCVLKNNYRKPGMQLTAYWVPSKKYDHPNVNSTSAPLVRINTDKVEANAAPTNLTNFDNDHGRWAYHGKHCSSGTSVYSDDTFGWTGDIVSSNAIWKTTVLREGVVWTQIHDQWEGQMRNINIVKTTLSSQNRIAMYYDYGNGQDLRDKCDIVEPLVATNGPMACCHYVRVDGVTKRVANDQDYYITEGAITIDDNVFDIVRTTTNYDAAALPNQNVGCAGPMLVYEGVIQEFDMNEEFIATTHPRTAIGVTEDGSTVIQVTVDGRWTSTDPMKQAVGMEAPVLAKLMKSLGCYKAINLDGGGGTAMWIDGYGVDGIVNHPCEKPMNWDNPTLRTVGTAIYIK is encoded by the coding sequence ATGAAAAAAAACTGCTTGCAGCTGCTCGCCTTTGCGATACTGGCTGCTCTCCTTGGGGCTTGCACGGACAAGGAACTTGAGCCGACAATCAATGATTCGGCGAAAGAAGCCCATCCCTCCAGCATTACACTTACCATCCCCGCTGAGGGTATCACCAAGGCGGACCTGAATTCTGACAGCGCAACTAAGACCTGCTGGGAAAAAACTGACATCATCATCGTAAAAGATGCCTATGACGAATCCAGATCTGCGACATTCTCTTACTCATCCGAAAAAGGGAACTCAACGGCGACATTCTCCACAGCCGATGTATCAGCACTGGAGGAATCTGTAAAATACAACATCTATCTCAACAGCGGAAAGGACAAAGACCTGACCGAACAGACCCAGACAGCCATAGGCAGCACCGACCATCTGGTGTATGCTGCCACGCTGGAAGGAGTCGACAAGTTTGACGGAGCCGTATTCTCCGAGGCCTGGGCAAAAGCCAACGGAGGAAGAATGCTGTCTTCTTCGACTCTCACCATACAGGCTGAACTTCCGAATCATTCGATCGCAAATGCCGTACAGAAAATCATTGTAAAAGCATCATCAAAGATATTCGGGGGCAGCAAGACCCTCACCATAAACATCAGCAATCCCGGCGTTCCGGGAAACGGCAAGACCATCACGGTATCAGCCACTCTCCCTGCCGGGGACATTGCCATACCGGCCGGAACTGAGATTCTCTACCAGTTCCAGGTATCGACGAACGCCACCAACAAATACACGGCGTATCGCAAGCACGGCTCCGCATCCACCATCCCTGCCGGCTCGTCGCATACAGTCACCCTGGATTGCAAAAACATAAACAAAAGCGCCGGACTGGATGACAACGGTTCCGAGGCTCATCCATACCTTGTCGGTGACAGACGCCAGATGCAGGCTATGGCCGGGCTTCTTGCGGCAGGATCGACCAAATACTTCAAGCTGGTCGATGACATCGACGTACATGTGATCGACTGGACTCCGCTGAATCCGGAACCATGTACCAAGAAAGTCGATCTCAATGGAAACGGCAAGACCATCACCAAGCTTGACGCTCCTTTGTTCGACGACCTCAACGGAAAAGTATATGACCTCAGGCTCGACCAGTCCACTGTTTCGGGCGACGGCGCCATCGGAGCCCTTGCCAAAACCCTCAAGACTGCCAACAGCACCGTCCAGGGCGTTAAGGTCACCAACAGTACCGTCAATACCGAAGGAGGCTTCGCCGGCGGTCTTATCGGCCATATAGAAAAGGCATTCACTATCATGGACTGTTCAGTCGAGAACACGACCGTGACAGGAAAAGATCATTACGCAGGCGGTCTCGTGGCCAGCATTTCCGGCGGCACCATCAAGCGCTGCCATACTACCGGAACCGTAACCATCGATGGAAGCAAACGCCATGCTGGAGGTATCGTGGGTATAGTTGAGCCGGGAGGAACTACCAGCATAACCCTCTGCTGGTCCAGCTGCAACGTCTATGCATGGGGCTTTGCAGGAGGAATCGCAGGAACCATCCAGAATACCAGCAAAGTGACCGTTGACAGGTGCTTCGCTTCAGGCAACATCACTGCCGGCAACATTGCCGGCGCAGGCGGACTGGTCGGCCAGGTGTACACGTCTAACGTACACATCACCAACAGCATAGCATGGAACGGAGTCATAACTCCTGCCAGATATGCGCTGGGCAACTACAGCAGCGGCGCCGTAGTCGGCCGTGCCCACCCGAACTGCGTACTCAAGAACAACTACCGCAAGCCTGGCATGCAGCTCACTGCATACTGGGTACCAAGCAAGAAATACGACCATCCTAACGTCAACAGCACTAGCGCTCCGCTTGTCAGGATCAATACTGATAAAGTTGAAGCCAACGCTGCTCCCACTAATCTCACGAACTTTGACAACGACCATGGCCGCTGGGCTTATCACGGAAAGCACTGCTCATCCGGAACTTCCGTCTATTCGGACGATACCTTCGGATGGACTGGAGACATCGTGAGCAGCAATGCCATATGGAAGACCACAGTGCTGCGCGAAGGAGTCGTATGGACCCAGATCCATGACCAATGGGAGGGTCAGATGCGCAACATCAATATCGTAAAGACTACCCTGTCGTCCCAGAACCGGATCGCCATGTACTACGATTACGGAAACGGCCAGGACCTCAGGGACAAATGCGACATCGTAGAACCTCTGGTTGCCACCAACGGTCCTATGGCATGCTGCCATTACGTACGCGTCGACGGCGTGACCAAGCGCGTGGCAAACGACCAGGATTATTACATCACGGAAGGTGCTATCACGATTGACGACAATGTATTCGACATCGTGCGCACGACTACCAACTATGACGCAGCAGCCCTGCCTAACCAGAACGTCGGATGCGCAGGACCTATGCTGGTCTATGAAGGAGTAATACAGGAGTTTGACATGAACGAAGAGTTCATAGCAACGACCCACCCGCGCACCGCGATCGGTGTGACCGAGGACGGCAGCACTGTCATCCAGGTGACGGTCGACGGACGCTGGACATCAACTGATCCGATGAAACAGGCCGTAGGAATGGAGGCTCCTGTTCTTGCAAAGCTTATGAAGAGCCTTGGATGCTACAAGGCCATCAACCTCGACGGAGGCGGCGGAACCGCAATGTGGATTGACGGATACGGAGTAGACGGAATCGTCAACCACCCTTGCGAGAAGCCTATGAACTGGGACAATCCGACTCTCCGTACCGTAGGAACCGCAATATATATCAAGTAA
- a CDS encoding outer membrane protein has product MRKVITSILLLSATAGAWAGTPWSLRQCIDYALENNITVKQNELNVMQNEIELNTAKNSRLPGASAQVSEQFNFGRGLNADNIYANTDYTATTSASAGIDVPIFQGFRIKHDIAASKLNLAAATADLEKARDDIRIAVAKAYVQILYDKEILSVAKNQIAIDSMQVARLEDMFETGKASAAQVAQQKAALAQSRYQKTQAANNLKLSILDITQLLELSDPEDFDVAVPDTETIGARLIGSAEDIYASAIGIKPSILAEKARLEAAESKIGVAKSSLYPSLSLSGGIASGIYSDIPKSALDQTRDNFRKYVGLNLSIPIFSRFQVRNNIRSAKLQYNYQRLQLDNARKNLYKEIQQAWYGAIASRDKYISSEEVKESAESSFELVSAKYEAGKATITEFNEAKNTLMKAESDLAQARYEHLFQTQLLDFYKGEKIDF; this is encoded by the coding sequence ATGCGCAAGGTCATAACCTCTATCCTCCTTCTCTCCGCAACAGCCGGAGCATGGGCCGGGACTCCTTGGAGCCTGAGACAATGCATCGATTATGCTCTCGAGAACAACATCACCGTAAAGCAGAACGAGCTGAACGTAATGCAGAACGAGATTGAGCTCAATACAGCTAAAAACAGCCGCCTTCCGGGCGCTAGCGCACAGGTATCGGAGCAATTCAATTTCGGACGAGGTCTTAATGCAGATAACATTTATGCCAACACTGATTATACCGCTACTACCAGCGCCAGTGCCGGAATCGACGTCCCTATATTCCAGGGCTTCAGGATAAAACATGATATCGCAGCCAGCAAGCTGAATCTCGCCGCCGCGACTGCCGACCTCGAAAAGGCCAGGGACGATATCCGCATCGCCGTGGCGAAGGCCTATGTGCAGATTCTCTACGACAAGGAGATTCTCTCGGTCGCTAAGAACCAGATTGCCATCGATTCAATGCAGGTAGCCCGTCTCGAGGACATGTTCGAGACCGGGAAGGCCTCTGCCGCACAGGTCGCCCAGCAGAAAGCAGCTCTTGCCCAGAGCCGTTACCAGAAGACACAGGCCGCAAACAACCTGAAGCTCTCCATTCTGGATATCACCCAGCTTCTGGAGCTCTCTGACCCTGAGGATTTCGACGTGGCGGTTCCGGATACTGAGACCATAGGTGCGCGCCTGATCGGTTCCGCCGAAGACATCTACGCTTCAGCTATCGGCATAAAACCTTCGATCCTTGCCGAAAAAGCACGACTCGAAGCCGCCGAGAGCAAAATCGGAGTAGCAAAAAGTTCGCTTTATCCAAGCCTCTCCCTTTCGGGAGGCATAGCTTCCGGAATATATTCGGATATTCCTAAGTCGGCCCTTGATCAGACCAGAGACAACTTCCGTAAATATGTCGGGCTTAACCTTAGCATCCCGATCTTCAGCCGCTTCCAGGTCCGCAATAATATCCGTTCTGCAAAGCTGCAGTACAACTACCAGAGACTCCAGCTCGACAATGCCCGCAAGAATCTCTACAAGGAAATCCAGCAGGCATGGTACGGAGCGATTGCTTCCAGGGACAAATACATCAGCAGCGAAGAAGTCAAGGAAAGCGCAGAGAGTTCATTCGAGCTGGTAAGCGCCAAATATGAGGCAGGCAAGGCCACTATCACCGAATTCAATGAGGCGAAGAACACACTCATGAAAGCCGAATCGGATCTCGCGCAGGCCCGATATGAGCATCTGTTCCAGACCCAGCTCCTTGATTTCTACAAAGGTGAGAAAATAGACTTTTAG
- a CDS encoding HlyD family secretion protein: MKKYIIWALLAILFVGTFMFLYNNSKTKKDVYEEINPSLKDISRTAVVTGKIIPRNEVNIKPQISGIISELYKEAGQQVAAGEVIARVKVIPDMSSLSAAQSRVRLSEINLKQAQTNFDREKALYDKQLVSAEEFEQVRQALEQAKEEYSASQDALEVIRDGVSKTNASSSSTLVRSTVSGLILDIPVKVGNSVILSNTFNDGTTIATVANMNDLIFDGNVDETEVGRLSEGMPVSITIGALQDLSYDAVLEYVSPKAIVNNGANQFEIKAAVAIPSDIKIRSGYSANATIVLEKKESVLSVPESAVEFDGDSTYVYVGDAANGYTRRQIKTGLSDGVNIQVLSGLEESDKIRGNKVISE; the protein is encoded by the coding sequence ATGAAAAAGTACATTATCTGGGCCTTGCTGGCCATCCTGTTCGTCGGGACATTCATGTTCCTCTACAACAACTCGAAGACGAAGAAAGACGTCTATGAGGAGATCAACCCTTCGCTGAAGGATATCTCGCGTACCGCAGTGGTCACCGGCAAGATAATCCCGCGCAACGAAGTAAACATCAAGCCGCAGATCAGCGGTATCATCTCCGAACTCTATAAAGAGGCGGGCCAGCAGGTCGCAGCCGGAGAAGTCATAGCCAGAGTAAAGGTCATCCCTGACATGAGTTCGCTCAGTGCCGCCCAGAGCAGGGTGCGCCTTTCCGAGATCAATCTCAAGCAGGCGCAGACCAACTTCGACAGAGAAAAAGCCCTCTATGACAAGCAGCTTGTCAGCGCCGAGGAATTCGAGCAGGTCCGCCAGGCTCTCGAGCAGGCCAAGGAAGAATATTCCGCATCCCAGGATGCTCTCGAAGTAATCCGGGACGGAGTTTCCAAGACAAACGCTTCCTCCAGCTCGACTCTCGTAAGATCCACCGTGTCAGGTCTGATTCTCGACATTCCTGTCAAAGTCGGCAATTCTGTCATACTCAGCAACACATTCAACGATGGTACGACAATTGCTACAGTCGCCAACATGAACGACCTTATCTTCGACGGCAATGTCGACGAGACTGAAGTCGGAAGACTGTCTGAAGGAATGCCTGTAAGCATAACCATCGGTGCCCTCCAGGACCTCAGCTATGACGCCGTCCTCGAGTATGTCTCCCCTAAGGCTATCGTCAACAACGGAGCCAACCAGTTCGAGATCAAGGCTGCGGTTGCCATTCCTTCGGACATAAAGATCCGCTCGGGATACAGCGCCAACGCTACCATTGTCCTCGAGAAGAAGGAATCCGTACTTTCCGTACCTGAAAGCGCGGTCGAATTCGACGGAGACAGCACTTATGTCTATGTCGGAGATGCAGCCAACGGATATACCCGCAGGCAGATCAAGACCGGACTAAGCGACGGAGTCAACATCCAGGTTCTTTCCGGATTGGAAGAGTCTGACAAGATACGTGGAAACAAAGTAATCAGCGAATAG
- a CDS encoding putative ABC transport system permease protein has product MKYFNRDILQELTEAITRNRTRSILTGFGVFWGIFMLLILMGGGKGVKDQITMQFDGFATNSGFIGATQTSKPYKGFKSGRSWNLETTDIEKLKQSIPEVKAVSPMVSVWSSKAVFEVNEASCHAKGVRPDYSEIEAPKIKYGRYLNEIDIQQERKVCVIGKSIYTNLFVEGEDPCGKFIQLDGISYMVVGVDYAQGGISINGRSAESITIPITVIQKIYNRGEDIDILCLTAKDGFKIKDILEKAKTILARNHYFDPDDKKAIMTLNLELLFGIMDNLFKGVNLLIWIVGFGTILAAVIGVSNIMMVSVKERTTEIGIRRAIGATPGVIITQIMEESVLLTLVSGMIGIIVSVGILSIVDMTSSDGSFQVSFGSAMVVLSILLVLGVLAGLAPAKRAMEIKPVDAMREE; this is encoded by the coding sequence ATGAAATACTTTAACAGAGATATTTTACAGGAGCTTACTGAAGCTATCACCCGCAACCGGACCCGTAGCATACTGACCGGATTCGGAGTCTTCTGGGGCATCTTCATGCTGCTCATATTGATGGGAGGAGGAAAAGGCGTGAAAGACCAGATAACCATGCAGTTTGACGGATTCGCCACGAACTCAGGTTTCATAGGCGCAACGCAGACCTCCAAGCCATACAAGGGTTTCAAGAGCGGCAGGAGCTGGAACCTCGAGACAACAGACATCGAAAAGCTCAAACAGAGCATTCCAGAGGTCAAGGCCGTCTCCCCTATGGTCTCCGTCTGGTCGTCAAAGGCGGTCTTCGAAGTAAACGAGGCATCCTGCCACGCTAAAGGAGTAAGACCTGACTATAGCGAAATAGAGGCTCCGAAAATCAAATACGGAAGATACCTCAATGAAATAGACATCCAGCAGGAAAGGAAAGTCTGCGTCATAGGCAAAAGCATATATACCAATCTCTTCGTAGAAGGAGAAGACCCTTGCGGAAAATTCATCCAGCTTGACGGTATCAGCTATATGGTAGTAGGCGTAGATTACGCCCAGGGCGGCATAAGCATAAACGGAAGATCAGCGGAAAGCATCACTATCCCGATAACCGTAATCCAGAAAATCTACAACAGAGGTGAAGATATAGACATTCTCTGCCTGACAGCCAAAGACGGTTTCAAGATAAAGGATATACTTGAGAAAGCCAAGACAATACTGGCCAGGAACCATTATTTCGACCCGGATGACAAAAAAGCGATAATGACGCTCAATCTGGAGCTTCTTTTCGGAATAATGGACAACCTTTTCAAAGGTGTCAATCTTCTTATCTGGATCGTCGGTTTCGGAACAATCCTGGCTGCGGTGATCGGAGTGTCCAACATCATGATGGTTTCGGTAAAGGAACGTACGACAGAAATCGGAATACGCAGAGCCATAGGAGCGACTCCGGGCGTCATAATCACCCAGATCATGGAGGAAAGCGTACTGCTGACTCTGGTTTCCGGAATGATTGGAATCATTGTTTCGGTAGGAATCCTTTCAATCGTTGACATGACCTCGTCCGACGGTAGTTTCCAGGTAAGCTTCGGCTCCGCCATGGTCGTCCTGTCAATACTTCTGGTACTCGGAGTGCTCGCCGGACTGGCCCCTGCCAAGAGAGCGATGGAAATAAAACCTGTAGATGCGATGAGAGAAGAATAA
- a CDS encoding putative ABC transport system permease protein: MRDIVEEIWSTLRQNKLRTALTGFSVAWGIFMIISLIGAGNGVMNSVSGNISLVPNSIEIINRRTSKPYAGYKEGRYIEFDSHDVDILDEGYFGEYVEDVSAIVSETTQMVYGQYSFNCELEGVTPLYQGIDNLEIVHGRFINGNDLKGQRKVVVIGSKEADQMLEKGVKISTLVGKYLDIGGFIYKIVGIYKSDESVASFVNVTIYAPSTTVSSIYSKGNNIDWIQLTFHGLDTEEKNKEFEENYRRAFNLHHHADPTDTRTIEAYNNAVNRQRLGSVAKKIRKALWILGLLTLISGIVGISNIMLITVKERTHEFGIRKAIGARPAEILKLVIAESITITAFFGYIGMVLGIAANKIMDITMSDKAIDVGVAKATIFVNPGVSMSTAVEATLLLIIAGTIAGMIPAWKATKVKPIEALRAE, encoded by the coding sequence ATGAGAGACATTGTCGAAGAAATATGGAGTACGCTCCGGCAGAACAAACTGAGGACGGCGCTCACCGGTTTCTCGGTCGCCTGGGGAATATTCATGATAATATCCCTGATCGGTGCTGGAAACGGAGTCATGAACTCCGTCTCCGGGAACATATCGCTCGTCCCGAACTCCATCGAGATAATCAACAGGCGGACCTCCAAACCGTACGCAGGATACAAGGAAGGCCGATATATTGAGTTTGACAGCCATGACGTGGATATTCTGGACGAAGGTTATTTCGGAGAATACGTAGAAGATGTCAGCGCCATCGTCAGCGAAACGACCCAGATGGTCTACGGCCAGTATTCATTCAACTGCGAACTTGAGGGCGTAACCCCTCTGTACCAAGGAATAGACAATTTAGAAATAGTACACGGCCGTTTCATAAACGGAAACGATCTGAAAGGTCAGAGAAAAGTTGTGGTCATCGGAAGCAAGGAGGCCGACCAGATGCTTGAAAAAGGCGTCAAGATTTCAACTCTCGTGGGGAAATATCTGGACATAGGCGGCTTCATCTACAAGATTGTCGGAATCTATAAAAGCGATGAAAGCGTAGCCTCCTTCGTTAATGTGACCATATATGCACCATCAACGACCGTATCAAGCATATACTCTAAAGGTAACAATATAGACTGGATCCAGCTGACATTCCACGGGCTTGACACCGAAGAAAAGAACAAAGAATTCGAGGAGAACTACCGTCGAGCTTTCAATTTACACCACCATGCCGACCCCACCGATACCAGGACAATTGAAGCCTACAACAATGCAGTGAACAGGCAGAGACTTGGCAGCGTGGCAAAAAAGATACGCAAAGCGCTGTGGATTCTCGGTCTTCTCACCCTAATAAGCGGTATCGTCGGAATATCGAATATCATGCTCATAACCGTAAAGGAAAGGACCCATGAATTCGGCATCCGTAAGGCGATAGGAGCCCGGCCGGCTGAAATCCTCAAACTGGTCATCGCCGAAAGCATAACGATAACAGCCTTCTTCGGGTATATCGGAATGGTCCTCGGAATCGCGGCCAACAAGATTATGGACATAACCATGTCGGACAAAGCTATCGACGTCGGTGTCGCCAAGGCAACAATCTTCGTCAACCCGGGGGTAAGCATGAGCACGGCAGTAGAAGCGACTCTTCTGCTGATAATAGCAGGCACGATTGCAGGAATGATTCCGGCATGGAAGGCCACCAAAGTCAAACCAATTGAAGCACTCAGAGCAGAATGA
- a CDS encoding putative ABC transport system ATP-binding protein, with amino-acid sequence MIIELRNINKTYNNGQPLHVLKGIDLDIERGEFVSIMGASGSGKSTLLNILGILDNYDEGEYRLDGTLIKDLSETRSAYYRNHMIGFIFQSYNLIGFKTAVENVELPLFYQGVPRKKRHQLAMEYLEKMGIKDWADHYPNEMSGGQRQRVAIARALITRPQIILADEPTGALDSKTSVEIMELLRDLNKSENMTIIVVTHDPTVTEYTKRVIRIKDGLIL; translated from the coding sequence ATGATAATTGAACTAAGAAACATAAACAAGACTTACAACAACGGTCAGCCACTACACGTCCTGAAAGGAATCGACCTCGACATAGAACGAGGAGAATTCGTCTCCATCATGGGCGCATCCGGCTCAGGAAAATCCACGCTTCTGAACATCCTCGGAATACTCGACAATTACGATGAGGGGGAATACAGGCTTGACGGAACACTTATAAAAGACCTCAGCGAAACCCGCAGCGCGTACTACAGAAACCATATGATCGGATTTATCTTCCAGTCATATAATCTCATAGGTTTCAAGACTGCCGTGGAGAATGTGGAACTTCCCCTCTTCTACCAGGGCGTTCCGCGCAAGAAGCGCCATCAGCTCGCAATGGAGTATCTCGAGAAAATGGGCATTAAGGACTGGGCCGACCACTATCCTAACGAAATGTCCGGAGGCCAGAGACAGAGGGTCGCAATCGCACGCGCCCTGATCACCAGACCGCAGATCATCCTTGCGGACGAGCCGACCGGAGCCCTCGACTCCAAGACATCCGTCGAAATCATGGAACTTCTCCGCGACCTCAACAAGTCGGAGAATATGACCATAATCGTAGTCACCCATGACCCGACCGTAACAGAATACACCAAACGTGTCATCAGAATCAAAGACGGACTGATCTTATGA